From Persicobacter psychrovividus, the proteins below share one genomic window:
- a CDS encoding MYG1 family protein: protein MIHTFITHRHIFHADDVLSFALVRKYINPELKLKRMAHYVKSDALDAQTIMVDVGRKYDGKQYFDHHQDSHLPASCVLILDIIPIDELLKDFFKSKMRVVSDTDRGLTQNKLAHMEVDMGEIISLNKIIKSFNRQPKDHALQKQQFLMAADLCDQLIDNWVHEFEYQPKYMSLK from the coding sequence ATGATTCATACTTTTATTACCCACCGCCATATTTTTCATGCAGACGATGTACTTAGTTTTGCTTTGGTTCGAAAATATATCAACCCTGAGCTGAAGCTTAAACGCATGGCGCATTATGTAAAATCAGATGCGCTTGATGCGCAAACCATTATGGTGGATGTGGGTCGCAAATATGATGGTAAACAATATTTTGACCATCATCAGGATAGTCATTTGCCTGCCTCCTGCGTGCTTATATTGGATATTATTCCGATTGATGAATTATTGAAAGATTTTTTCAAGTCAAAAATGCGTGTGGTTTCGGATACCGACCGAGGATTGACCCAGAATAAGTTGGCACATATGGAGGTGGATATGGGTGAAATCATCAGCCTGAATAAAATCATCAAGAGCTTTAACCGTCAGCCTAAAGATCATGCCCTACAAAAGCAGCAATTCTTAATGGCGGCTGATTTATGTGATCAGCTGATTGACAATTGGGTGCATGAGTTTGAATATCAACCAAAATATATGAGCCTAAAATAA
- a CDS encoding SEL1-like repeat protein, whose amino-acid sequence MKKTTLFILLLLAFGAVQSSAQELPLDSLSITTNIKTLSKKAKRKDVDATYRLGLAYQNGWGVPKNNDKAFEAMKFSAEQGDPRAQVELAVGYKLGYGTAIDLEKARYWVEKSATQLNPSAIRLAFDWAFARGDKQATFDWAELGAKNDLAGAQYYLAFFYQKGIACDVDLQRAIHWAKRSANHQYIPAFRLLAEIYMDGAVENGRSDRDNFFEGIQWLEAAVELDDAESKYLLGNIYIESGDESKNEEGWSLIAESALANYTEAKFDMALVLFNDGDCLDDELKICVRLIEECAADGFAMAYNALGAFYEEGIYYKKDLKKAEDWYLKGAEKSYVEAQYNLGKLYLSQNATGELAEKGWNWLMQASDNGHVEAGFEIGLLLWYKNKDKATNIEAINYINRSAEAGYAPAQSFLADYFLHGYGVKIDKDKGFFWAKKSAEQHNTSGLRLLALAYFRGDGHTVDYQKAFELFVASAEQGDKYAPCMLGYMYGMGKGVERDLSKAASWYQMGADRGDTEAQSNLALVYLRGDGVAKDEKKAFEWMQKSADQGNGFAQFELSKMYLMGQGVKVNQRKAMEYLTQSAESGDKNAQYELATHYHEGKGVKKDLEKAIEWYHASAMQGHRDAQRYLGELMIQEGTTEEVKEGGRKWLKISEENPNEPVQRMVLEYEW is encoded by the coding sequence ATGAAAAAAACAACCCTATTCATCCTCCTGTTACTGGCTTTCGGAGCTGTTCAATCTTCTGCCCAGGAACTACCGCTTGATTCGCTCAGCATTACCACAAACATCAAAACCCTCAGCAAGAAGGCGAAGAGGAAAGATGTAGATGCCACTTATCGGCTCGGTTTGGCTTATCAAAATGGCTGGGGGGTTCCAAAGAATAATGACAAAGCTTTTGAAGCCATGAAGTTCAGTGCTGAGCAAGGCGATCCTCGCGCACAGGTCGAATTGGCGGTCGGCTATAAACTTGGCTACGGAACGGCTATTGACCTGGAGAAAGCTCGATATTGGGTTGAGAAAAGTGCGACACAGTTAAACCCTTCGGCGATAAGGCTTGCTTTCGACTGGGCATTTGCTCGGGGAGATAAACAGGCTACTTTCGACTGGGCGGAGCTCGGGGCGAAAAATGATTTAGCCGGAGCGCAATATTATTTGGCATTTTTTTATCAGAAGGGTATAGCTTGCGATGTGGATCTTCAGCGTGCTATCCATTGGGCAAAGCGTTCAGCCAATCATCAATACATCCCGGCATTTCGATTGCTGGCAGAAATATACATGGATGGTGCGGTGGAAAATGGTCGTTCAGACCGTGATAATTTTTTTGAAGGAATACAGTGGCTGGAAGCGGCTGTGGAGCTGGATGATGCAGAAAGTAAGTATCTGCTGGGGAATATATACATCGAATCTGGGGATGAAAGTAAAAATGAGGAGGGCTGGTCACTGATAGCTGAAAGTGCATTAGCGAATTATACAGAAGCTAAATTTGATATGGCTTTGGTATTGTTCAATGATGGAGATTGTTTGGATGATGAGTTGAAGATTTGCGTCAGGTTGATAGAGGAGTGTGCTGCTGATGGATTTGCAATGGCATATAATGCCTTGGGGGCTTTTTATGAAGAAGGGATATATTATAAAAAAGACCTCAAAAAGGCAGAAGATTGGTATCTCAAAGGCGCGGAAAAAAGCTATGTGGAAGCACAATATAATTTGGGTAAACTCTACCTGAGTCAAAATGCAACCGGTGAATTAGCCGAAAAAGGTTGGAATTGGTTGATGCAGGCTTCTGACAATGGGCATGTAGAGGCTGGTTTTGAAATCGGTTTGTTGCTGTGGTATAAGAATAAGGACAAAGCGACCAATATCGAGGCAATAAACTACATAAATAGAAGTGCAGAAGCAGGGTATGCTCCAGCGCAAAGTTTTTTGGCAGATTATTTTTTACATGGCTACGGTGTGAAAATAGATAAAGACAAAGGATTTTTTTGGGCCAAGAAAAGTGCAGAGCAGCATAATACTTCCGGGCTAAGGCTCCTTGCTTTGGCCTATTTCCGTGGCGACGGACATACGGTCGATTATCAAAAGGCATTTGAACTTTTTGTGGCTTCAGCTGAGCAAGGGGATAAATATGCTCCCTGTATGTTGGGGTATATGTACGGAATGGGCAAAGGAGTAGAAAGGGATCTGTCAAAGGCAGCATCATGGTATCAAATGGGAGCCGACCGTGGAGATACCGAAGCTCAAAGTAATTTGGCACTGGTGTATTTGCGCGGAGATGGCGTAGCAAAGGATGAAAAGAAGGCCTTCGAATGGATGCAAAAAAGTGCCGATCAGGGAAATGGCTTTGCCCAATTTGAATTATCCAAAATGTATTTGATGGGGCAGGGGGTAAAAGTGAACCAAAGAAAGGCCATGGAGTATCTGACACAAAGTGCTGAAAGCGGGGATAAAAACGCACAATACGAACTGGCAACGCATTATCATGAAGGGAAGGGTGTGAAAAAGGACCTCGAAAAGGCCATAGAGTGGTACCATGCCAGCGCTATGCAGGGCCACCGAGATGCCCAGCGTTATTTAGGAGAACTGATGATCCAGGAAGGAACGACGGAAGAAGTGAAAGAAGGCGGCCGAAAATGGCTCAAGATCAGTGAGGAAAACCCCAATGAACCTGTACAGCGTATGGTGTTGGAGTATGAGTGGTAG
- a CDS encoding Hsp70 family protein, with amino-acid sequence MTTQIIYPKNKLSTPVLSPICYGIDLGTTYSLIAKVDAEEVNFSVSNNRIPVKLIKTPQQSPRDFDPVIEDEKLASMVALVNGKPFVGNNLYHLKGMDGFNYKENFFYHWKVEMGVDQCPMYPNAVSDKFDMPYKIAGGILNYMRAHHLRSKDEVLPNTIITVPASFQPNQRQDTLRAAERAHIQTNEKMLIDEPNAAFLGYFNRLDEQEKQRWAKEVRNKNILVIDFGGGTLDLSILNVDFRKEEGIAIGNVAISRYNDLGGQDLDTLLAEELLFDLFKGKCPEIETVDHQVLQQKIFPQLSVIGEQLKKGICEKISLKARDKNAMDLPLEDIHFELLDAEVIYEGNTYFMDPIKISGEEFLKLFRKIFAGKKHEFKYQDKTVHSVSSSIGDIIEKADLTLDQIDFTLYVGGSSFNPLLKSLVGEKLQNTQHLQTNEPDKLVVEGATVYSYFLHHYGVSLITPITGENIGIITQGEQFYTLIEKGKQLPATVDIPHFRLQSNLNQEVVIPVCINGVDFPIGELRCDLEKVYNIDAEVKLKATITENKMFDVSVYIDNEFIDQATFENPFSLGKMTEEELEIHRTKMAINKAKTKGRKSEEKRLIRSLIWMHSDMNNHAGAVETAEEYIKRFDDQDEWVWNLKHCSLSSLGRRKASIQALERSLEINPNNSSMIYNYSLILAEDSDEKALEYLEKQPEGIKSDATIRLKIIALKHEIGQDVKTEAQSVVDDYKAQPHHYSDFDKRVMLKPVFKIAGEAYAYTSPKKNRNEQDKGKYLSTNNLPVV; translated from the coding sequence ATGACAACACAAATTATATATCCCAAAAATAAGCTGAGTACCCCCGTTTTATCACCGATTTGTTACGGTATTGATTTGGGAACCACCTACAGCCTTATCGCTAAAGTGGATGCCGAGGAAGTAAACTTCAGTGTTTCCAACAATCGTATTCCGGTGAAGTTAATCAAGACCCCTCAGCAAAGCCCACGGGATTTTGATCCGGTGATCGAAGATGAGAAACTGGCCTCTATGGTGGCGTTGGTGAATGGGAAGCCATTTGTGGGAAATAATTTGTACCACCTCAAGGGGATGGATGGCTTCAATTATAAAGAGAACTTCTTTTACCATTGGAAGGTAGAGATGGGGGTCGATCAGTGTCCCATGTATCCGAATGCCGTTAGCGATAAGTTTGATATGCCCTATAAAATTGCGGGAGGAATCTTGAACTATATGCGGGCGCATCATTTGAGAAGCAAGGATGAAGTATTGCCCAATACGATCATCACCGTGCCGGCTTCTTTTCAGCCTAACCAAAGGCAGGATACTTTGCGTGCGGCAGAACGTGCCCACATTCAGACCAACGAAAAGATGTTGATTGATGAGCCCAATGCGGCCTTTTTGGGTTATTTCAACCGATTGGATGAGCAGGAGAAACAACGATGGGCCAAGGAGGTCCGCAACAAAAACATCCTGGTGATTGACTTTGGCGGTGGCACACTCGACTTGTCGATTTTGAATGTTGATTTCCGAAAAGAGGAAGGCATTGCCATTGGTAATGTAGCGATCTCAAGGTACAACGATTTGGGTGGTCAGGATTTGGATACCTTATTGGCTGAAGAGCTTTTGTTTGACTTGTTCAAGGGAAAATGTCCGGAGATAGAAACCGTGGATCATCAGGTACTTCAGCAGAAGATTTTCCCACAGCTGTCCGTTATTGGCGAGCAACTCAAAAAGGGTATTTGTGAAAAAATCAGCTTGAAAGCAAGGGATAAAAATGCGATGGATTTGCCTTTGGAGGATATTCATTTTGAGCTCTTGGATGCTGAAGTGATTTATGAGGGGAATACCTACTTTATGGATCCGATTAAAATCAGTGGAGAGGAGTTTTTAAAACTGTTTCGAAAGATCTTTGCAGGTAAAAAGCATGAGTTCAAATATCAGGACAAAACCGTGCATTCGGTCAGTTCATCGATTGGGGATATTATCGAAAAAGCCGATCTGACGCTCGATCAGATTGACTTCACCTTGTATGTGGGCGGCAGCAGTTTTAACCCACTGCTGAAAAGTCTGGTAGGGGAGAAGTTGCAAAATACCCAGCACCTGCAAACCAACGAACCCGATAAGCTCGTGGTGGAAGGAGCGACGGTTTATTCCTATTTCTTGCATCATTATGGCGTGTCCTTGATTACACCGATCACAGGGGAAAATATTGGCATCATTACCCAGGGGGAGCAATTTTATACCTTGATCGAAAAAGGAAAACAGTTGCCCGCTACGGTGGATATTCCACATTTCAGGTTGCAGAGCAATTTGAATCAGGAGGTAGTGATTCCGGTATGTATCAATGGGGTAGATTTCCCGATTGGTGAGCTGCGTTGCGATTTGGAAAAGGTCTATAATATTGATGCGGAAGTCAAACTCAAGGCGACCATTACGGAGAATAAAATGTTCGATGTTTCGGTTTATATAGACAATGAATTCATTGACCAGGCGACTTTTGAAAACCCTTTCAGTTTGGGAAAAATGACCGAAGAGGAGTTGGAAATTCATCGGACCAAAATGGCGATCAACAAAGCCAAAACCAAAGGCAGGAAGTCAGAAGAAAAAAGACTGATTCGCTCTTTGATCTGGATGCATTCTGATATGAATAACCATGCAGGAGCTGTTGAAACCGCCGAGGAATATATTAAGCGATTTGACGATCAGGATGAATGGGTTTGGAATTTAAAACACTGTTCGTTAAGTAGTCTGGGGCGGAGAAAAGCTTCTATTCAGGCCTTGGAGCGGTCGTTGGAGATTAACCCGAATAACTCTTCTATGATTTACAATTACTCATTGATCCTTGCCGAGGACAGTGATGAAAAAGCATTGGAGTACTTGGAAAAACAGCCTGAGGGAATCAAATCAGATGCGACGATTCGGTTGAAAATAATTGCATTGAAGCATGAAATAGGGCAGGATGTTAAAACCGAAGCCCAGTCCGTAGTGGATGATTATAAAGCACAACCCCACCATTATTCAGATTTTGATAAAAGGGTAATGCTGAAGCCTGTTTTCAAAATCGCTGGGGAGGCTTACGCTTATACTTCACCGAAGAAAAATCGAAACGAGCAGGATAAAGGAAAATACCTGTCCACCAATAATCTGCCGGTGGTATAG
- a CDS encoding DUF7017 domain-containing protein → MNSTTTNRSTAQQIHQLRKNGQLSEAYQMGKTEYTERPEEEGLKDALGWSVWALMRKSIADDQLEQALLHWEECIALTENEMLSTQLAWNAYKLLQTLKAMGAHRPAGLLGKVFSLLEKTPYQKREQVHGYLLNAFLGLESVSEQEVLSALPVFSWDAFKKEDAAKYHNNGKVFPGALERWVYLVCKSLGKLHAQHPEEVRPLVEALIRRMVSLEDWACSWDFYHYKLAQLHLLLGQGVEARKSALAFLPKKSSEYWAWQLLANTFERDSEQREQVLLYAYTNFRGEAAFTLGLLKDLGGIYYRKKQYATAKFFFEKNLDIREKAGYPTDRWREKLQEIPDYDVLAAIAPTEDHLKTCAEFSEKVSKQSMEQRKFKGQFRKHAKGFGFVDDIFVPTKKANRLLNEQTVKGMARKSWDSRKSCWGWLATKVY, encoded by the coding sequence ATGAACTCAACCACGACCAACCGTTCGACTGCTCAACAAATCCATCAATTGCGTAAAAACGGACAGCTTTCAGAAGCCTATCAAATGGGCAAAACTGAGTACACCGAACGTCCGGAAGAGGAAGGGCTGAAGGATGCACTCGGCTGGTCTGTTTGGGCATTAATGCGGAAAAGTATTGCTGATGATCAACTGGAACAGGCCCTATTGCACTGGGAGGAATGTATTGCGTTGACGGAAAATGAAATGTTGTCCACTCAATTGGCCTGGAATGCCTATAAATTGCTGCAAACACTAAAAGCGATGGGTGCGCACCGTCCAGCAGGCCTATTGGGTAAGGTTTTCTCTTTATTGGAAAAAACGCCTTATCAGAAGCGCGAGCAGGTTCATGGGTATCTGTTGAATGCTTTTTTGGGATTGGAATCTGTTAGCGAACAAGAGGTCTTATCTGCCCTGCCTGTTTTTAGTTGGGATGCTTTTAAGAAAGAAGATGCTGCCAAGTATCATAATAATGGAAAGGTTTTTCCTGGGGCTCTGGAGCGTTGGGTGTATTTGGTGTGTAAGAGTTTAGGGAAATTGCATGCCCAACATCCGGAGGAGGTTCGTCCGCTGGTTGAAGCGCTCATTCGCCGAATGGTCTCCTTAGAAGACTGGGCTTGTTCGTGGGATTTTTACCACTATAAACTGGCACAACTTCATCTGTTGCTTGGGCAGGGTGTTGAGGCACGGAAGTCTGCTTTGGCTTTCCTACCCAAAAAAAGCAGTGAGTACTGGGCCTGGCAGTTGTTGGCCAATACCTTTGAGCGGGATTCTGAGCAGAGGGAGCAAGTACTGTTATATGCCTATACCAATTTCCGTGGAGAGGCGGCTTTCACTCTTGGGCTGTTGAAGGATTTGGGGGGAATTTATTACCGCAAAAAGCAATATGCTACGGCTAAATTTTTCTTTGAGAAAAACCTGGACATTCGAGAAAAAGCAGGTTACCCGACGGATCGGTGGCGGGAAAAATTACAGGAAATTCCTGACTATGATGTTTTGGCGGCCATCGCCCCGACGGAGGATCATTTAAAAACCTGTGCGGAATTCTCTGAAAAGGTGAGTAAGCAGTCGATGGAACAACGGAAGTTCAAAGGACAATTCCGCAAACATGCCAAAGGCTTCGGTTTTGTGGATGATATTTTTGTGCCGACCAAAAAAGCAAACCGTTTGCTAAATGAGCAGACGGTCAAAGGGATGGCTCGAAAAAGCTGGGACAGCAGGAAATCTTGTTGGGGTTGGTTGGCGACGAAGGTGTATTGA
- the cas1 gene encoding CRISPR-associated endonuclease Cas1, with amino-acid sequence MAIQLYLNSYGMNLSVKDGIFHIKTKEGSKSVSPIKLDTIFIQKGISTTADAIILAIQNQIAVVFVDRNGNPVGRVWSNQYGSIATIRKNQLLFSQSDEVTSWVVQRLTDKMDGQLAVLMSLQTSFDPEPHLKQGQDIIFQQKSKLEKTPVVSIKKMASTLRGIEGTASRAYFEAVSKSLPEPYRFKGRSQHPGLDRFNGALNYAYGMLYTEVESALVKAGIDPYVGFMHRDEHNKPVLTYDVIEKYRVWADYVIIKLCLEEVLFEEFFEVQPNGAYYLGPEAKRIVIQCMDDFLYEPTLFKGKQVSRKDQISAFCTSFAQELKAINDQKEEPPF; translated from the coding sequence ATGGCAATACAACTTTATCTCAATTCCTATGGTATGAACCTGTCGGTTAAGGATGGTATTTTTCATATCAAGACCAAAGAAGGAAGCAAATCGGTCAGTCCGATAAAGCTCGACACCATTTTTATTCAGAAAGGGATTTCTACCACTGCCGATGCCATTATTCTGGCGATTCAAAATCAGATTGCCGTGGTGTTTGTAGATCGCAACGGCAACCCTGTTGGGCGGGTGTGGTCCAATCAGTATGGCTCCATTGCTACTATCCGGAAAAACCAACTGCTCTTTTCTCAGTCTGATGAGGTAACGTCGTGGGTCGTTCAACGGCTGACCGATAAAATGGATGGACAGCTGGCGGTACTGATGAGTCTGCAGACCAGTTTTGACCCTGAACCTCATCTGAAACAGGGACAAGACATTATTTTTCAGCAAAAAAGCAAGTTAGAAAAAACGCCTGTGGTTTCGATCAAAAAAATGGCTTCTACACTTCGGGGGATTGAAGGAACGGCCTCCCGTGCTTACTTTGAGGCCGTCAGTAAAAGTCTGCCCGAACCTTATCGCTTTAAGGGAAGAAGCCAACACCCCGGACTTGACCGGTTCAATGGTGCTTTGAACTATGCTTATGGTATGTTATATACCGAAGTAGAATCTGCATTGGTGAAAGCAGGGATTGATCCGTATGTAGGATTTATGCACCGCGACGAACACAACAAGCCTGTTTTGACTTATGATGTGATTGAAAAATACCGGGTGTGGGCGGATTATGTGATTATTAAGCTGTGTCTGGAAGAGGTTTTATTCGAAGAGTTTTTCGAGGTACAACCCAATGGCGCGTATTACCTTGGGCCTGAAGCCAAACGTATTGTTATTCAATGCATGGACGATTTTTTGTACGAACCTACCCTCTTCAAAGGAAAACAAGTCAGCCGGAAAGATCAAATATCAGCCTTTTGCACCTCTTTTGCCCAAGAGCTCAAGGCCATCAATGACCAGAAAGAAGAACCGCCATTTTAA
- a CDS encoding AAA family ATPase, with amino-acid sequence MFLIPYNKLSEEQKSVIRRISRQDSNLFVQGPPGSGKTLISLYTLKEMIEERAIRPLLLMYNHSLYGYLSKAMEELEVTDNVTIATKDKLFWDVSRDLGFRPQQWEEVYDAVKRRKVKKRRPYDKVYMDILNFLKDESLPKYDFAVIDEVQDVSLEEWNLLKRMTTKVISLGDFDQGVYDTNLQEWHITQNANKESLTAIFRFHKHIAELAEPFSRSKDSLVSKVTREESAVPMLYDVHSSEEADKIAEILRSLRATRERVGILCPDRGLLVEMEKSLSDRGVNAKFYAKNNELREHDFTSNEPLLLTSFSAKGLEFEHVIMFGFNNDSAKVSEFAREQYLNDIIYVTITRTNKNLYVIRNEKTVSAIKNMKVSQSNQSPELSIDDLF; translated from the coding sequence ATGTTCTTAATTCCTTACAACAAACTCTCTGAAGAGCAAAAAAGCGTTATCCGCCGCATCTCCCGCCAAGACAGCAACCTGTTCGTGCAAGGCCCTCCTGGCTCAGGCAAAACCTTGATCAGTCTTTATACCTTGAAGGAGATGATTGAAGAACGTGCGATCCGTCCATTGTTACTGATGTATAATCATAGTCTGTATGGTTATCTAAGCAAAGCGATGGAGGAGCTTGAGGTAACCGACAACGTTACCATTGCCACCAAAGACAAGTTGTTTTGGGATGTTTCTCGTGATTTAGGCTTTCGACCTCAGCAGTGGGAGGAGGTTTATGATGCTGTAAAAAGGAGAAAAGTTAAGAAAAGACGCCCTTATGATAAGGTTTATATGGACATATTGAATTTTCTGAAAGATGAGTCGCTTCCCAAATATGATTTCGCCGTGATCGACGAAGTGCAGGACGTTAGTTTGGAGGAATGGAATCTTTTGAAGCGCATGACCACCAAGGTAATCTCTTTGGGGGACTTTGATCAGGGGGTCTATGACACCAATTTGCAGGAATGGCATATCACTCAAAACGCCAACAAGGAATCCTTGACCGCTATTTTTCGCTTCCACAAACATATTGCGGAGTTGGCCGAACCTTTCAGTAGAAGTAAAGACTCATTGGTGAGTAAGGTTACCCGTGAGGAGTCCGCTGTACCGATGCTCTATGATGTACATTCTTCTGAAGAAGCAGATAAAATCGCTGAAATTTTGCGTAGCCTACGAGCAACACGGGAGCGTGTGGGAATTTTGTGCCCAGACCGTGGATTGTTGGTAGAAATGGAGAAAAGCCTTTCAGATAGAGGGGTTAATGCAAAATTTTATGCCAAAAACAACGAATTACGTGAGCATGATTTTACCTCAAATGAGCCATTGCTTTTGACCAGCTTCAGTGCCAAAGGATTGGAGTTTGAGCACGTGATCATGTTTGGTTTCAACAACGATTCGGCCAAGGTTTCTGAATTCGCCCGTGAGCAATATTTGAATGATATCATTTATGTAACCATCACCCGGACCAATAAAAATTTGTATGTGATCCGGAATGAAAAGACTGTTTCGGCCATCAAAAACATGAAGGTCAGCCAAAGTAATCAATCCCCAGAACTCAGCATTGACGATTTATTCTAA